A window of Sagittula sp. P11 genomic DNA:
CTATTCCTCGAAGACCAAGTTCGACAGCGGCACCGGCTGGCCGTCCTTCTACGAGGCGCTGCCCAATGCCATCGAGACGAAGCCCGACCGCGCGCTCTTCATGGTGCGCACCGAGTGCCACTGCCGCCGTTGCGGTTCGCACCTCGGGCACATCTTCGACGACGGCCCGCCGCCGACCGGCAAGCGGCATTGCATCAACGGCGTCTCGCTGACCTTCCAGCCGGCCTGACCGGCCGCAACGATCCCCCGAACGTAAAAGGCCCGGGTCGCTTCTCGCACCATGCGTGAAATGACCCGGGCCAATTTCGTGTTTGGGGAAGGGCGCGCCCTTACTTGAAGTTGCGCGATTCCTTGATCTGGTCCCACGCCCAGACGACTTCCTGCAGCTGCTCTTCCTGGGAGCGGTCGCCGCCGTTCATGTCCGGGTGCAGCACCTTGATCAGCTTCTTGTAGACCTTGCGGAGCTCCGCCTTGGTCAGCGTGTCCTCGGCCTCCAGGATCTCCAGCGCGCGGCGTTCGGTCGGTGGCAGCTTGCGTCCGCCGCCGGCCTTCTTGCGGCCCGGGTTGCGCGTCGCCTTGTCGCCCAGCACCTGGTGCGGGTCCTCGATGCCCAGCCGGGCCCAGGCCTTCGCCTCCGGATCGCGCCAGTCCTTGGTCTTGCGTTCCCACACCTTGTCGGACGAGGCCTGCGCGTTCATCTCGGCTTCGGTCTTGCCCTCGAAGAAGGACCACTGTGCGTTGTATTCGCGTACGTGGTCCTTGCAGAACCAGTAGAAGTCGTCCAGCACATCGGGGGCTTTGGGTGCGCGGAACTTGCCCGGTTCCTCGCAGCCGTCATGATCGCAGACGCGCTGCGATGTCTCGGATTCGCCGGTCATGCCCTTCCGGCCGCGCGGGTTCTTCTTCTTCGCGGACCTGACGGACATGTCGAAACCGAAGGGATCGGGTCTGCTCATCTCTCACCTCATCTCGACTCGGACGCCAGATTTTAGACATTTGTCGTCCGGAGAACAGGGGGCAGCCGGAAAAAATGTCGCGACCCGCGGGATGCTGCCCGTGCCTCCTGCCGTCCCATCCGGCAGGTCCGGCAGGCGCTGCGCAATCGCGTGGCAGCGCAGGAACGGAGGTCAGGCCGACCCCTCGGGAGGGGAGCCGCCGTCGATCGGGCCGGTCAGCGCCGTGCGCAGCGCCACGTCCGCCGCATCATGCGGCCCGACCGGCGTGCGCGGGGGGCGGGCCGGCGGGGCAGGCGGCTCTGCCTCGGGATCGGCGTGTGTGTCCTCCACCCGCCATAGTTGAGGCGCGGGGGCTGTGACGCTGGCGGTCTGCGGTGGCTCCAGCAGGCGCGGCTGGAAGACGCTCGCATCCGCCGCGTGCGGCCTGCGAAAGACAAGAAGGTTCCGCCAGACCGTCTCTGCCCCTGTCAGCCCGGCGCGTTCGGTTGCGGGCAGGGTGTCGGTACGCTGGTACTCCCAGCCCCGCGCGGCCATGTCGTTCAGCACACGTTCGACGGCGGCGGCAAAGCGCGCCTCCGCACTGGCGCCCTTCAGCTTCTCGCCCTTCTCCGGGGCGGGGACGATCCGGTATTCGTACCTCATGACGGGCAGAGTATCAGCCCGGCAGGGCGAGTGAAGCGAAAACCTGCCCCCTTTAGGCGCCGCATACGGTCCGCACATGCCCCGTTCCGCAACCGTGGCCGCACGCAAAAAGGGGCCGGTCTCACGACCTGGCCCCTGTCAGCTCTGAACAAACGGATCAAATCCCCCGCTGCCAATCTTTTGCGTGTCGCCCCGACCAATCCTGGGACTGCCTCGGGGTGAACTACCCTTCGGTACAGGGAAGATAACGCAAACATCACGGGTTTGTCAGTCAGGGAATCCTTACGTAGCGGAATTTGAATGCGAGAAAGGGCGCCTGCGCGCAATGATCTTGCCGCGATGGGCGGCCCGACATTGCGATATCGGCATGACCTTGCTGTCCCCCAAGTTCGGAAGACCCATGATCGGACAAAAGATTTGAGGGAGTCAGAAGGTGGCCGGGGACCACCGCGCGGCGCCTTGCGGCGCTGCGGTCACTTCGTGGGGCGCTTTTCGGCGCGGGCTTCCTCGAGGCGGCGTTCAAGCACCTTGCCCTCGTGCCGCATCCACAGGACGCCGAGGGAACACCCGCCCAGAAGCACCAGCGGCATCCAGAATTCATAGGCTGTCATCGGCAGACTCCTTGTGCAGTCTTCCCAACATATAGTGCGAAAGCGCGTGAAATGCCAGTGCAATGACCGCCCACCACAACGAGGACAGCTCCAGCGAGAGCGCCGTGTCGGTCGCCGGACGCAGCACCGCAAAGCCCAGAAGCCCCAGCGCGATGGCGTTCAGCGACGTCGCGACCAGCTTGATCCGTTCGTTGTAGACCAGAAGCTCGTCGCGCAGCCGTTTCATCCCGAGGTTCCCCCGCCGGATCGCATCACCGGCGCCGCGTCACTGCGCCAGCTTCTGCGCGACGATCTCGTTGACCGCCTTGGGGTTGGCCTTGCCGCCGGTCGCCTTCATCACCTGGCCCACGAACCAGCCCGCCAGCTTGGGGTTCTGCTTGGCTTTCTCCACCTGCGCAGGGTTGGCGGCGATGATCTCGTCCACCGCCGTCTCGATCGCGCCGGTGTCGGTGACCTGCTTCATGCCGCGCTCTTCGACGATCTTCTCCGGGTCGCCGCCCTCGGTATAGACGATCTCGAAAAGGTCCTTGGCGATCTTGCCGGAAATCGCGTCCGACTTGATCAGCTTGATGATCGCCGCCAGCTGACCGGGCGCCACCGGGCTGTCGGTGATGTCGCGGTCGTCCTTCTTCAGGCGGCCGAAAAGCTCGTTGATGACCCAGTTGGCCGACAGCTTGCCGTCGCCCGCCTCCGTCACGACCTGCTCGAAATAGGCGGCGTTCACCGTCTCGGCGGTCAGCACGTTGGCGTCATACTCCGTCAGGCCGAAATCGCCCATGAAGCGCGCCTTCTTCTCGTCCGGCAGTTCCGGCAGCGAGGCGGCGATGTCGTCGACCCAGGCCTGCTCGATCTCCAGCGGCATCAGGTCGGGGCAGGGGAAGTAACGATAGTCGTGCGCCTCTTCCTTCGACCGCATGGAGCGCGTCTCGTTCTTGTCCGGATCGTAGAGCCGCGTTTCCTGGTCGACCTTGCCGCCGCCTTCGACGATGGCAATCTGGCGGCGCGCCTCGTATTCGATGGCCGCCTGGATGAACCGCATGGAGTTCATGTTCTTGATCTCGCAGCGCGTGCCGAGATGGCCGAAGTCCTGCGTCTCCTGGTACTTCTCGTAGGCGCCGGGCAGGCAGATCGACACGTTCACGTCGGCCCGCAGGTTGCCGTTCTGCATGTTGCCGTCGCAGGTGCCGAGGTAGCGCAGGATCTGGCGCAGCTTGGCGATGTAGGCAGCGGCCTCTTCCGGCCCGCGGATGTCGGGGCGGCTGACGATCTCCATCAGCGCGACGCCCGTGCGGTTGAGGTCGACGAAGGACATGTTCGGGTCCATGTCGTGGATCGACTTGCCCGCGTCCTGTTCGACGTGGATGCGCTCGATCCGCACCTTGCGCGCGATCCCCGGCTCCATGTCCACGAGGATTTCGCCCTCGCCGACCAGCGGGTGGTAGAGCTGGCTGATCTGGTAGCCCTGCGGCAGGTCGGGGTAGAAGTAGTTCTTGCGGTCGAAGGCGGACACGAGGTTGATCTGCGCCTTAAGGCCAAGGCCCGTGCGCACGGCCTGCTCGATGCAGTATTCGTTGATGACCGGCAGCATCCCCGGCATGGCCGCGTCCACGAAGGACACGTTGGAGTTCGGCTCCGCCCCGAACTGGGTCGAGGCACCGGAGAACAGCTTGGCCTTGGACGCGACCTGCGCGTGCACTTCCATCCCGATGACCAGTTCCCAGTCGTGCTTCGCCCCGGCGATCACCTTGGGTTTCGGGGTCTCGTAGGTCAGATCCAGCATGTCGGGGCCTCGCGATGCTCAAGAATGGGTTGCGGTCTAGAACACCGGGCGGGGCGGAGCAAGGCCCCGGCGCCGGACCGCCCGCGCATCATGGCGCGGGGCCGCGCGCTGCGCCAGCCGGAACCCGCCGCGCGACGGGCTCTTGTGCTGCATCTGTGCAAAATCCGGCCTGTCCGGTGTCCGGTCACGGCATACGCGTTTGGAGGCTGCAAAGCCGCAGCCAATTCGCTACGGCCTTCAATCCCCCTTCAGCATCCGCACGCCGTCCGGCGTGAAGACGAGGCGTCGGCCCACGTCCAGCGCCGGGGCGTAATACTCGGCCATGGTGGAAATCGCCCGCACCCGGCCGCGGCGGACGGTGTCCTGCGAATCCTCCGGCGGCAGGGGGCGACCGGGGGAGGGGGCGTTGGCCCAGATCTCCGGGTGCAGTTCGCGCAGGTAGTCCTGCGTGATCCAGCCGAAGGCATCGCCAAGGCGGCGGCGGGCAGAGCCCGGGTCGGACGGGCCGCCCAGCGTCAGCCCGGTGAAGGCCGCCATCCGGTTGGCCATGTCCTGCGTCGGGTGGCGCTGCAATATGTCGTGCAGCCCTTCGGTGAAGAGCTCGGCATCGACCCGGCGCAGTGCGCCCGCGTCCCGCTCCAGCGCGCCGATATAGACCCATGTGTAGCCCGCCATGCCCCAGATGTCGCAGGTCTGGCCGATCACGCGGCGGGCTTGGCTGTCGAGCATTTCCCAGCTGCCGAAGCGGCGCGGGCGCAGGTCGTGTCCCAGCGCCATCATGTGGGCGGGCACCTCCGGCGCCAGTTCGACGAGGTCCTCGTAATCGTCGGCGACACGGGCGGCGGGCGCCGGGTCCGCCTCCAGCACGGCGCAGCGCAGCGCGGCCCAGTAGGACGATCCCGCCTCGAACGCGTCGTGACGGTCGGCGAGCGCGCGCGCCTCTCCCATGTGCCAGGCATAGGCGGCGCGGCGCTGTGCCGAAAGCTGTGCCGGGGCGGAAGCGCCGCGCCACGAGAGCGCCACGTCCACATGCGCCAGCGCCGCCAGCCCGTCGAGCGGAGGGCCCGCGTCCTCATCCTCCAGAGCCGCGCGGAAGGCGGCGAGGATTGCGCGTGCCGTCTTCGGCTCTCCGCGGCGGACCAGTTCGCGGGCGGCCTGCACCACGTCCGACCGCGCCCCCTGCGCCAGCAGCAGCGCCACCGGGAACAACCCGTCGGTCAGTTGCCCGCCCCGGTCGGCGGCGGCGATCAGTTCGGCCAGCTCGTCCCAGGCCTCCTGCCGCGCAAGGTGGCGGCCCCGTGCGATGTGGTCGGCCCGCTGCGCCGCGTCGGGACCGGGTGCGCGCACCGCGATCTCCACCCGAGGGCGCAGCGGCGGCAGCGTGGCCGTGCCAAGGCGGGCGCGCAGGGCTCTCTGGTCGGCATAGCGGTTCGGGCGCATGGTGAGGATGGTTCCGGGCAGGCAGCAGCAGGATGCAGGCCCCCAGTCTGTCGGCGCATGTGGGCCAAAAGACGGCGGCTTCGCGGAACCGCCCCGACCTATATCCGACGTTTTTCGGAACGTCTGCCTGCGGCCGCCGCATTGGTTACCCGACCGTTAACAATCCCCGTCCCGGGCCATGCCGTCCGCAAAGCGGTGCGATCTTCATCAGCGCCTTCGTGGGTGCGGCAATCCTGCGCAATTTTGCATCATTTGGCGGTATTGCGAATCCGGATCGTTTCCGGCAGGGTGCCGCGGTCATGTTGCGTGCTGCTGCCCTTATCACGCTCATCGGGACATCGTCGGTCTGGACCGCTGCGGATGCCAATCCGTTGCTGTCACAGGTCGGGCCCGTGCCAACCGTAGCTGCCCCCGAGCAGGCGGTGATGGCATCGGTGCGCCCGAAACAGCGTCGCCTCGCCGTCCCGGATGCAAGATGGGACACCAAACCCGGTCGCAAAAGCTGGACTCTCGCCGTCCTCAAGGGATTGCGGAGCCATGCCCACGCACTCCCCGATATTGTGCCGAGGGATATCGCTTCGTACTGCCCGGCGTATCCGACCGCAAGCCGCGAACAGCGCGAAGCCTTCTGGGTGGGCCTGATTTCTTCGCTGGCGTGGCACGAAAGCACACATCGCCCCACCGCGGTGGGCGGCGGCGGCCGCTGGTACGGTCTGACGCAGATCCTGCCCGACACCGCACGTCGCTATCAGTGCAAGGCAAAGAGCGGATCGGCCCTCAAGGACCCGGAGGACAACCTCTCCTGCGCGCTGCGAATCATGGCCGTGACGGTCAAGCGCGACAAGGTGGTCAGCGCGGGCATGCGCGGCGTCGCCGCCGACTGGGGCCCGTTCCACTCCTCGCGCAAGCGCAGCGACATCATGGACTGGACCCGCAGCCAAAGCTACTGCCAGGGCATCGCCCGCTCGCTGCGCCCCGTCGCGCGGCCCGACGAACTCCAGCAGCAGTGGGAGACCGAGCGCATGCGCACGATCCTCGCCTCGTTCGAGAACGTCCGCCCGGAGGCCCGCCCGATCTCCGTCTTCGCCCGCGCCCTGAAGGACGCGCTGCCGCCGGTGGAAACCCTGCGGGAGGCGATGGACAACCCGGTCCGGATGCTCATCAGCACCCAATCCGAAGGCTGATCGCCGCAAGCCGCCAGACACCCGGAAAACAAAAAGGCCCGCCAGAGTGCGGGCCTTTCGCTTGTCAGATGCGCAAAGCCTTCAGGCCTTCAGCCAGCTCGGCCGCCGCGTCGCGTCCAGAAGGCTCACCGCAGGTGCCTTCGGCCCGCCCAGCGACAAGGTCGCCCGGCGCAGGATCTCGATGCCTTCCTCGCTCTTCGCCGGCAGCGCAGAGGGAGAGATCGGCTCGCCCACGGTGATGCGGAACGGCTGGCGCGCCTTGTTCAGCGTCTCGTGGAACAGGGAAATGTCGCGCAGCGTCGGGTGCAGAAGGTCGAACAGGTAGAACATCACCGAGTTGCGCGCGCGGATGTTGACCGGGATCACCGGCAGGTCCAGCTTGCGCGCGATCATCGCCGCACTCGCCATCCAGGGCCGCTCGTGCAGCGACAGGCCGCGCCGCTTGGCCAGACGGCCCGAGGGGAAGATCACGCCGAGCCGGCCGTCTTCCACCGCGCGGCGGCAATATGCCATGGTCTCGCGCGTCTTGGCATGCGAGCGCTTCTCCTGCCGCCATTCCACCGGGCAGACGATGTCGTCGAGCTGCGGCAGGACGCGCACCACGTCCTTGTTGGCAAAGAAATAGGTGTCGGGCCGGATCGTCCCCAGCGCATTGTAGAGGATCACGCCGTCGGCCAGCCCCGTGGGGTGGTTCGACACGATCAGCGCCGGTCCGTGGCGCGGGATATTGTCGAGGCCGGAGATCTCGACGTCCTTGGCGATCAGGCTGCCCAGCAGGCGGAAACCGTCCTGCGCCGTCATGTGGTCGAGCTGACCGGCCACCTCCAGCGTGTGGTCATATGTCAGCAGCCGTTCGAGGACGGCGCGGGCAGCGGCAACGAAAGAATTCTGCCGCGAGAACCATGGCGCGCGTTCCTCGATCAGGGGGTCGATACGGTCTTTCATTCGTCAGCCATGATCACAAGTTGTTAAAGTTTCCATGACAGACAGGGGCGCAGCTGTCCAGACGACAGTGCACCGCTGCGTCATGGCGGTTAACAGCCGCCGGTGGGGACAGTCCGACCGGCGCTCCGGAATACGTCCTGCTATACATAACGCACCGGACGTGCAGGGAAAGGGCGGCTAACGGTCCGGGCGCAGGCCGAAATGGTGACGCTCCGTCGTGACGTTACGTCGCCTCAGCGCCTCCTCCAGCGCGGGCGGCTGCGGCAGGCAGTCCTGTGGCAGGGTGATGCGGCGCCCGTCGTCGGTGACGAGGCGGGCGCGCACCGACAGGTCCAGCCGGGTCTCGAAACGCGCGGTCCGGATGCGCGCCAGCGCGATCTCCCCCTCGCTGCCGCCCGACCGCCAGGCCAGCGTCCGGTCGTCCAGCCGCAGCCCGGCCTGCCGGTCGCGGGCAAAGTCGAGCGCGGCGGGCAGGGTGACCAGCATCAGCAGCGCCACGATCCAGCCCGCGGCCTCCAGCACCAGCCAGAGCGTCAGGATCGCCAGCCACACGAGGATCAGCGCCAGCGCCGCCCAAGGCGTCCGCCCCGAGGCGCGATGTTCCAGAACCGGCAGGTTTCCGGTCACCGCCCCCCGGCCACGTCGAGGATCGAGCGGGTGACATAGGAGGCGCGCTCCGACAGCAGCCAGAGGACCGCCTCCGCCACCTCGTCGGCGGTGCCGGGGCGACCCATGGGCGGCGTCTTCCCCAGCTTCTCCAGCCGGTCGGGTACACCGCCCTTGGCGTGGATGGCGGTCTCGATCAGACCGGGCCGGATGGCGTTGACCCGGATGCCCTCCGGCGCCAGCTCGTCCGCAAGCCCCAGCGTGAAGGTGTCGATGGCGCCCTTGCTCGCGGCGTAATCGATGTACTGGTTGGCCGATCCCAGCCGCGCCGCCGCAGACGAGATGTTGACGATACTGCCGCCCTTGCCCCAGGCCCGCATCAGGCCAACCGCCTGCCGCGCTACCTCGATGGCGCCCAAGACGTTGACGGCAAAGACCTTCTCCACCCGCTCCGGCGTCAGGTCCATGATCGTGC
This region includes:
- the msrB gene encoding peptide-methionine (R)-S-oxide reductase MsrB, which encodes MNRRTFIAAAAALGFGARAAEAASFEVNRSEAEWRAMLSEIEYKVMRREGTERAYTSPLNDEKRAGTFLCKGCDLPLYSSKTKFDSGTGWPSFYEALPNAIETKPDRALFMVRTECHCRRCGSHLGHIFDDGPPPTGKRHCINGVSLTFQPA
- a CDS encoding J domain-containing protein; the encoded protein is MSRPDPFGFDMSVRSAKKKNPRGRKGMTGESETSQRVCDHDGCEEPGKFRAPKAPDVLDDFYWFCKDHVREYNAQWSFFEGKTEAEMNAQASSDKVWERKTKDWRDPEAKAWARLGIEDPHQVLGDKATRNPGRKKAGGGRKLPPTERRALEILEAEDTLTKAELRKVYKKLIKVLHPDMNGGDRSQEEQLQEVVWAWDQIKESRNFK
- a CDS encoding DUF4177 domain-containing protein, which codes for MRYEYRIVPAPEKGEKLKGASAEARFAAAVERVLNDMAARGWEYQRTDTLPATERAGLTGAETVWRNLLVFRRPHAADASVFQPRLLEPPQTASVTAPAPQLWRVEDTHADPEAEPPAPPARPPRTPVGPHDAADVALRTALTGPIDGGSPPEGSA
- the gatB gene encoding Asp-tRNA(Asn)/Glu-tRNA(Gln) amidotransferase subunit GatB: MLDLTYETPKPKVIAGAKHDWELVIGMEVHAQVASKAKLFSGASTQFGAEPNSNVSFVDAAMPGMLPVINEYCIEQAVRTGLGLKAQINLVSAFDRKNYFYPDLPQGYQISQLYHPLVGEGEILVDMEPGIARKVRIERIHVEQDAGKSIHDMDPNMSFVDLNRTGVALMEIVSRPDIRGPEEAAAYIAKLRQILRYLGTCDGNMQNGNLRADVNVSICLPGAYEKYQETQDFGHLGTRCEIKNMNSMRFIQAAIEYEARRQIAIVEGGGKVDQETRLYDPDKNETRSMRSKEEAHDYRYFPCPDLMPLEIEQAWVDDIAASLPELPDEKKARFMGDFGLTEYDANVLTAETVNAAYFEQVVTEAGDGKLSANWVINELFGRLKKDDRDITDSPVAPGQLAAIIKLIKSDAISGKIAKDLFEIVYTEGGDPEKIVEERGMKQVTDTGAIETAVDEIIAANPAQVEKAKQNPKLAGWFVGQVMKATGGKANPKAVNEIVAQKLAQ
- a CDS encoding transglycosylase SLT domain-containing protein — protein: MGAAILRNFASFGGIANPDRFRQGAAVMLRAAALITLIGTSSVWTAADANPLLSQVGPVPTVAAPEQAVMASVRPKQRRLAVPDARWDTKPGRKSWTLAVLKGLRSHAHALPDIVPRDIASYCPAYPTASREQREAFWVGLISSLAWHESTHRPTAVGGGGRWYGLTQILPDTARRYQCKAKSGSALKDPEDNLSCALRIMAVTVKRDKVVSAGMRGVAADWGPFHSSRKRSDIMDWTRSQSYCQGIARSLRPVARPDELQQQWETERMRTILASFENVRPEARPISVFARALKDALPPVETLREAMDNPVRMLISTQSEG
- a CDS encoding lysophospholipid acyltransferase family protein; this translates as MKDRIDPLIEERAPWFSRQNSFVAAARAVLERLLTYDHTLEVAGQLDHMTAQDGFRLLGSLIAKDVEISGLDNIPRHGPALIVSNHPTGLADGVILYNALGTIRPDTYFFANKDVVRVLPQLDDIVCPVEWRQEKRSHAKTRETMAYCRRAVEDGRLGVIFPSGRLAKRRGLSLHERPWMASAAMIARKLDLPVIPVNIRARNSVMFYLFDLLHPTLRDISLFHETLNKARQPFRITVGEPISPSALPAKSEEGIEILRRATLSLGGPKAPAVSLLDATRRPSWLKA
- a CDS encoding SDR family oxidoreductase; amino-acid sequence: MSGVLIVTGASAGIGAATARNAAFNGWPRIVVHYGQDKAGAEETASVVESMGAQAYLLQADVSKPKAVQKMFDTISGMKPGRVGLVNNAGIVAQTGTIMDLTPERVEKVFAVNVLGAIEVARQAVGLMRAWGKGGSIVNISSAAARLGSANQYIDYAASKGAIDTFTLGLADELAPEGIRVNAIRPGLIETAIHAKGGVPDRLEKLGKTPPMGRPGTADEVAEAVLWLLSERASYVTRSILDVAGGR